One Numenius arquata chromosome 9, bNumArq3.hap1.1, whole genome shotgun sequence DNA window includes the following coding sequences:
- the LOC141468391 gene encoding transcription cofactor HES-6-like isoform X2, with the protein MAPSFRPGKGRPPRGNDGCAEARADRRTRKPLVEKKRRARINESLQELRLLLADSEFQAKLENAEVLELTVRRVQAVLERRSLEGGRLQREASERFAAGYIQCMHEVHTFVSGCPGIDATTAAELLNHLLESMPLDEGGFPDLMADVLADPWPGSEALAAAASLALPASAPSPSPSEETCSDSEEAEAEPGQTSTEGLDASRTRGLPSPSLPKSMWRPW; encoded by the exons ATGGCGCCCTCCTTCCGGCCCGGCAAgggccgcccgccgcgggggaACGATGGCTGCGCGGAGGCCCGGGCCGACAGAAGG ACGAGGAAGCCGCTGGTGGAGAAGAAGCGCCGGGCGCGGATCAACGAGAGCCTGCAGGagctgcggctgctgctggccGACAGCGAG TTTCAGGCGAAGCTGGAGAACGCGGAGGTGCTGGAGCTGACGGTGCGGCGGGTGCAGGCCGTGCTGGAGCGCCGCTCCCTCG AGGGCGGGCGGCTGCAGCGTGAGGCCAGCGAGCGCTTCGCCGCCGGCTACATCCAGTGCATGCACGAGGTGCACACCTTCGTCTCCGGCTGCCCCGGCATCGACGCCACCACGGCCGCCGAGCTGCTCAACCACCTGCTGGAGTCTATGCCCCTCGACGAGGGCGGCTTCCCGGACTTGATGGCGGACGTTTTGGCAGATCCCTGGCCCGGCAGCGAGGCCTTGGCCGCCGCTGCCAGCCTGGCTCTCCCCGCCTCGGCACCCTCGCCTTCCCCCAGCGAAGAGACCTGCTCCGACTCGGAGGAGGCGGAGGCCGAGCCTGGCCAGACCTCCACTGAGGGACTGGACGCTTCCCGGACGCGGGGCCTGCCATCGCCCAGCTTACCCAAATCCATGTGGAGACCCTGGTAA
- the LOC141468391 gene encoding transcription cofactor HES-6-like isoform X1, translating into MAPSFRPGKGRPPRGNDGCAEARADRRTRKPLVEKKRRARINESLQELRLLLADSEFQAKLENAEVLELTVRRVQAVLERRSLGECRRGGGEGGGRAGPGLSCPHPAPLSVSPGAEGGRLQREASERFAAGYIQCMHEVHTFVSGCPGIDATTAAELLNHLLESMPLDEGGFPDLMADVLADPWPGSEALAAAASLALPASAPSPSPSEETCSDSEEAEAEPGQTSTEGLDASRTRGLPSPSLPKSMWRPW; encoded by the exons ATGGCGCCCTCCTTCCGGCCCGGCAAgggccgcccgccgcgggggaACGATGGCTGCGCGGAGGCCCGGGCCGACAGAAGG ACGAGGAAGCCGCTGGTGGAGAAGAAGCGCCGGGCGCGGATCAACGAGAGCCTGCAGGagctgcggctgctgctggccGACAGCGAG TTTCAGGCGAAGCTGGAGAACGCGGAGGTGCTGGAGCTGACGGTGCGGCGGGTGCAGGCCGTGCTGGAGCGCCGCTCCCTCGGTGAgtgccggcggggcggcggcgaggggggggggcgggccgggccgggcctgtcTTGTCCTCACCCCGCTCCCCTCTCTGTCTCCCCCGGCGCAGAGGGCGGGCGGCTGCAGCGTGAGGCCAGCGAGCGCTTCGCCGCCGGCTACATCCAGTGCATGCACGAGGTGCACACCTTCGTCTCCGGCTGCCCCGGCATCGACGCCACCACGGCCGCCGAGCTGCTCAACCACCTGCTGGAGTCTATGCCCCTCGACGAGGGCGGCTTCCCGGACTTGATGGCGGACGTTTTGGCAGATCCCTGGCCCGGCAGCGAGGCCTTGGCCGCCGCTGCCAGCCTGGCTCTCCCCGCCTCGGCACCCTCGCCTTCCCCCAGCGAAGAGACCTGCTCCGACTCGGAGGAGGCGGAGGCCGAGCCTGGCCAGACCTCCACTGAGGGACTGGACGCTTCCCGGACGCGGGGCCTGCCATCGCCCAGCTTACCCAAATCCATGTGGAGACCCTGGTAA
- the LOC141468721 gene encoding transcription cofactor HES-6-like produces the protein MTAAATHKLTSTKEERKLRKPLIERKRRERINNCLDQLKETVVGAFHLDQSKLEKADILEMTVKHLQNIQSSKLMADSKVGLEAQQRYSTGYIQCMHEVHNLLLTCEWMDKTLGARLLNHLLKSLPRSGEDTCKAALRSSSPSQQPLLTPKSPLSQKGSTRGTNPSQERFHPAENKQVSKNSFQLPSLSVFSQVDAAPPRQVLQPNFSHNSPRMGSLDMWRPW, from the exons ATGACCGCCGCAGCCACCCACAAGCTCACCAGCaccaaggaggagaggaag tTAAGGAAACCCCTCATTGAGCGGAAGCGAAGGGAAAGGATTAATAACTGCTTGGACCAGCTGAAGGAGACTGTTGTGGGTGCATTTCATCTGGAT CAGTCTAAACTGGAAAAAGCAGATATCCTCGAAATGACGGTGAAGCACCTCCAGAACATCCAGAGCAGCAAGCTCATGG CTGACTCCAAAGTGGGTCTGGAAGCCCAGCAGAGGTACAGCACCGGGTACATCCAGTGCATGCACGAGGTGCACAACCTCCTCCTCACCTGCGAGTGGATGGACAAGACCCTCGGGGCGCGCCTGCTAAACCACCTGCTCAAATCCTTACCCAGGTCTGGCGAAGACACCTGCAAAGCGGCACTCAGGTCTTCGAGCCCATCTCAGCAACCTCTCTTGACACCAAAAAGCCCCCTTAGCCAGAAGGGGAGCACTCGGGGCACAAACCCTTCACAAGAGCGCTTCCACCCTGCGGAGAACAAGCAGGTTTCAAAAAATTCCTTCCAGCTGCCGTCGCTGTCGGTTTTCAGCCAGGTCGATGCTGCGCCTCCCAGACAGGTCCTGCAGCCAAATTTTTCCCATAACAGCCCTAGAATGGGGTCATTAGATATGTGGAGACCATGGTaa
- the LOC141468391 gene encoding transcription cofactor HES-6-like isoform X3, which yields MAPSFRPGKGRPPRGNDGCAEARADRRTRKPLVEKKRRARINESLQELRLLLADSEAKLENAEVLELTVRRVQAVLERRSLEGGRLQREASERFAAGYIQCMHEVHTFVSGCPGIDATTAAELLNHLLESMPLDEGGFPDLMADVLADPWPGSEALAAAASLALPASAPSPSPSEETCSDSEEAEAEPGQTSTEGLDASRTRGLPSPSLPKSMWRPW from the exons ATGGCGCCCTCCTTCCGGCCCGGCAAgggccgcccgccgcgggggaACGATGGCTGCGCGGAGGCCCGGGCCGACAGAAGG ACGAGGAAGCCGCTGGTGGAGAAGAAGCGCCGGGCGCGGATCAACGAGAGCCTGCAGGagctgcggctgctgctggccGACAGCGAG GCGAAGCTGGAGAACGCGGAGGTGCTGGAGCTGACGGTGCGGCGGGTGCAGGCCGTGCTGGAGCGCCGCTCCCTCG AGGGCGGGCGGCTGCAGCGTGAGGCCAGCGAGCGCTTCGCCGCCGGCTACATCCAGTGCATGCACGAGGTGCACACCTTCGTCTCCGGCTGCCCCGGCATCGACGCCACCACGGCCGCCGAGCTGCTCAACCACCTGCTGGAGTCTATGCCCCTCGACGAGGGCGGCTTCCCGGACTTGATGGCGGACGTTTTGGCAGATCCCTGGCCCGGCAGCGAGGCCTTGGCCGCCGCTGCCAGCCTGGCTCTCCCCGCCTCGGCACCCTCGCCTTCCCCCAGCGAAGAGACCTGCTCCGACTCGGAGGAGGCGGAGGCCGAGCCTGGCCAGACCTCCACTGAGGGACTGGACGCTTCCCGGACGCGGGGCCTGCCATCGCCCAGCTTACCCAAATCCATGTGGAGACCCTGGTAA